A region from the Aquimarina sp. ERC-38 genome encodes:
- a CDS encoding alpha/beta hydrolase family protein translates to MLSSNNKLIGIFLTLLIPFTGYFQEKEYIETNVKVNRFVEGTLVTPYSDSLVPLVIFVMDSGEINRDGNDRLSRNDTFKKLAVQLSKKGIATFRYDKRLLIMDRLGIQIGDLSIQNFTDDVKTVVDYFYKNNEYSSIILTGHGQGSLVAMHAMTEKVDGFISIGGNANTIDQIIIAQLQEQAPGLDKNAARAFAELKVKGRAITFDPALSSIFAYEVQPFMRTWMQLNPADIIKDLSIPVLILQGDKDLQVSTDQAFLLKEANPDAELHIIKDMNHILRETKAGRIANHKSYNEHWTPIMPEVLQKITNFISETDAQKQ, encoded by the coding sequence ATGTTGAGTTCTAATAATAAACTTATCGGTATTTTTTTAACGTTACTCATACCTTTTACCGGATACTTTCAGGAGAAAGAATATATAGAGACCAATGTTAAAGTTAATCGTTTTGTAGAAGGCACTTTAGTCACCCCATATTCAGATAGTCTTGTACCTCTGGTTATTTTTGTGATGGATAGTGGCGAGATCAATCGAGATGGTAACGATCGGTTATCTCGTAATGATACGTTTAAAAAATTAGCGGTACAACTTTCAAAAAAAGGGATCGCTACCTTTCGGTATGATAAGCGCTTACTGATTATGGATAGACTAGGAATCCAAATTGGAGACCTAAGTATTCAAAATTTTACGGATGATGTAAAGACAGTGGTGGATTACTTTTATAAAAACAACGAATATTCCAGTATCATTTTAACCGGTCACGGACAGGGTTCCTTAGTTGCCATGCATGCGATGACCGAAAAGGTAGATGGGTTTATATCCATAGGCGGAAACGCGAATACTATCGATCAGATAATCATTGCACAATTACAGGAACAAGCACCCGGTCTGGATAAAAATGCAGCACGTGCTTTTGCCGAATTAAAAGTAAAAGGGAGAGCTATTACTTTTGACCCTGCATTATCTTCTATTTTTGCCTATGAAGTTCAACCTTTTATGCGAACCTGGATGCAACTCAATCCCGCTGATATTATTAAAGACTTATCCATACCTGTACTCATTCTACAAGGTGATAAAGATTTGCAGGTCAGTACGGATCAGGCCTTTTTATTAAAAGAAGCTAATCCTGATGCAGAACTTCATATTATTAAAGACATGAATCACATTTTACGTGAAACTAAAGCAGGTCGTATCGCCAATCATAAATCCTATAATGAACACTGGACCCCAATTATGCCCGAAGTTTTGCAAAAAATTACAAATTTTATAAGTGAAACAGATGCTCAAAAGCAATAA
- a CDS encoding S1/P1 nuclease → MRNKFLFFGCLLFAFQFVLGSPKWGKTGHRATGQIATTYLSPKAKKEIAKILDRHTLAFVSIYADEIKSDHAYDKYSPWHYVNFPFGKKYGDETPSEKGDLIKGIQKAIKILKDDKASNEDKSFYLKLLVHFIGDLHQPLHVGRSEDKGGNMVQVRWFDEGSNLHRVWDSDMLNYYGMSYTELSENCDELSLDQINAIEKGTVLDWVYESQDLAKQVYESAKSGEELGYAYVYHYFPLVRKQLQKGGIRLAKILNEIYG, encoded by the coding sequence ATGCGTAATAAATTTCTTTTTTTTGGTTGTCTTTTGTTTGCATTTCAATTTGTTTTGGGTAGTCCGAAATGGGGAAAGACCGGCCATAGGGCAACCGGTCAAATTGCGACGACTTATTTATCTCCTAAAGCAAAAAAAGAGATTGCTAAAATACTTGACAGACATACCTTAGCCTTTGTTTCTATTTATGCTGACGAAATTAAAAGCGATCATGCTTATGATAAATATAGTCCCTGGCATTACGTTAATTTTCCTTTTGGAAAGAAGTACGGTGATGAAACCCCTAGCGAGAAAGGTGATTTAATCAAGGGAATACAAAAGGCAATCAAAATCCTAAAAGATGATAAGGCTTCAAATGAAGATAAAAGTTTTTATTTAAAACTACTGGTACATTTTATAGGAGATTTACATCAACCCTTACATGTAGGGAGATCAGAAGATAAGGGGGGAAATATGGTACAGGTACGATGGTTTGATGAAGGTTCTAACCTACATAGGGTTTGGGACAGTGATATGCTTAATTATTATGGAATGAGCTATACGGAGTTATCAGAAAACTGCGATGAATTATCTTTAGACCAGATTAATGCTATTGAGAAGGGAACCGTATTAGACTGGGTTTATGAGTCGCAAGACTTAGCAAAACAAGTATATGAAAGTGCAAAAAGCGGAGAAGAGTTGGGATATGCTTATGTGTATCATTATTTTCCGTTAGTTCGAAAACAATTACAAAAAGGAGGCATACGTTTGGCTAAAATCTTAAATGAAATTTACGGTTAG
- a CDS encoding alpha-ketoglutarate-dependent dioxygenase AlkB family protein: MESHTLQLLDADVTYYPNFILPEVALQQFTTLKEETPWQQDAIKVFGKTYLQPRLTALYANNNKPYSYSSLTMQPLAFTPTLLTIKNQVEQIIPVGFTTCLLNLYRDGNDSNGWHADNEKELGEHPIIASVSLGASRLFHLKHRYQKDQKAKINLESGSLLLMKGLTQKYWLHQIPKTKKEVGPRINLTFRIIK; the protein is encoded by the coding sequence ATGGAAAGTCATACGTTACAACTTTTAGATGCGGATGTGACCTACTACCCTAACTTTATCCTTCCGGAAGTAGCACTACAACAATTTACTACTTTAAAAGAAGAAACTCCCTGGCAACAAGATGCTATCAAAGTCTTTGGAAAAACGTATTTACAACCCCGGCTAACTGCATTGTATGCTAATAATAATAAGCCATACTCGTACTCTTCGCTAACTATGCAACCTTTAGCTTTTACCCCTACGCTTCTTACTATTAAAAACCAGGTGGAACAGATCATACCTGTTGGTTTTACAACCTGTCTTCTTAATTTGTACAGAGATGGAAATGATAGTAACGGCTGGCATGCAGATAACGAAAAAGAACTAGGCGAACATCCAATTATTGCTTCCGTAAGTTTGGGAGCTTCACGATTATTTCATTTAAAACATCGCTATCAAAAAGATCAAAAAGCAAAAATTAATCTAGAATCAGGAAGTTTACTACTGATGAAAGGGCTTACTCAAAAATACTGGTTGCATCAAATACCTAAAACTAAAAAAGAGGTAGGTCCAAGAATCAATTTAACCTTTAGAATTATAAAGTAA
- a CDS encoding MauE/DoxX family redox-associated membrane protein, with the protein MLWPHYLISIIFFTSGIFHFVKPKAFMRIMPLYLPFHRFLVYLSGGIEIIAAILLLLAATRSIGLWLVLILLILFIPVHIYMIQNKKASLNLPGYVLWSRLALQFLCIYWVYYLIKHP; encoded by the coding sequence ATGCTTTGGCCCCATTATCTTATTAGTATCATCTTTTTTACCAGTGGTATTTTTCATTTTGTAAAGCCAAAAGCATTTATGAGGATCATGCCGTTATACCTTCCGTTTCATCGGTTTTTAGTTTATTTAAGTGGAGGAATAGAAATTATCGCTGCTATTTTACTTTTATTAGCAGCTACAAGAAGTATCGGACTTTGGTTAGTACTTATACTTCTGATATTATTCATACCAGTACATATATATATGATTCAAAACAAAAAAGCGAGCCTGAACTTACCTGGTTATGTTCTCTGGTCACGTTTAGCCTTGCAATTCCTATGTATTTATTGGGTGTACTATTTAATAAAGCATCCATAA
- a CDS encoding DUF6503 family protein, which translates to MKRILAIIGICTIISCKNEKKTDHSVDNEPIDNVEEGTPTIEPVTSTESVASVEDLFVKTIEKAHQKETFLNKKAVSFNIKISFGGKERFNGTVLQLTNSSKIILTESNGDQVLFDGKEVYLSPEDAKDKGARFNIFTWSYFFALPYKLNDPGTKWAMEQDRTLYKDDVEYATAKLTFGEGVGDAPDDWYLVYRDPASQLIKAAVYIVTFGSKGDIAKAEADPHAIVYDNYEMVENIPIATSWKFYEWSEDKGLGKELGEATLSNIKFLQANPGTFVIPDNAKKVSMP; encoded by the coding sequence ATGAAGAGAATTCTGGCAATCATAGGAATCTGCACTATAATAAGTTGTAAAAATGAAAAAAAAACTGATCATTCTGTTGACAACGAACCAATTGACAATGTAGAAGAAGGTACTCCGACCATAGAACCGGTAACTTCTACTGAAAGTGTAGCTTCTGTTGAAGATCTTTTTGTAAAAACTATTGAAAAAGCTCATCAAAAAGAGACCTTTTTAAATAAAAAAGCAGTTTCTTTTAATATTAAAATTTCTTTCGGAGGTAAAGAACGATTTAATGGTACTGTTTTACAATTGACGAATTCTTCAAAGATCATATTGACCGAAAGCAATGGAGACCAAGTTCTTTTTGATGGCAAAGAAGTATACCTTTCTCCTGAAGATGCTAAAGATAAAGGAGCGCGGTTCAATATTTTTACCTGGTCTTATTTTTTTGCACTACCTTATAAATTAAATGATCCGGGAACTAAATGGGCTATGGAACAAGATCGTACTTTGTATAAAGATGATGTAGAATATGCTACGGCCAAATTGACCTTTGGTGAGGGTGTAGGAGATGCACCAGATGATTGGTACCTGGTTTATCGGGATCCTGCTTCTCAATTAATTAAAGCAGCCGTATATATTGTAACCTTTGGTAGTAAGGGAGATATTGCAAAAGCCGAAGCTGATCCGCATGCCATTGTATACGACAATTATGAGATGGTAGAAAACATACCTATCGCAACTTCCTGGAAATTTTATGAATGGTCAGAAGATAAAGGTTTAGGTAAAGAATTAGGAGAAGCTACCTTATCAAATATTAAATTTTTACAAGCAAATCCAGGTACTTTTGTAATACCGGACAATGCTAAAAAGGTAAGTATGCCGTAA
- a CDS encoding alpha/beta hydrolase family protein, with amino-acid sequence MRKLIYTLAIMFMITTFVQAQDITGAWKGTLTVQGTDIPLIFKIEEKDKVMSATMDSPSQGATGIPVDKVLFENNQLTLSVPTAGIKYVGELKEKQLTGTFYQGGMELPLKLEKSEITLPGDPSLVTPETELLEIAALDKGDYKYKVEDYFAKPKARTFQLSPDGIYLSYREKDDKLKNHVYVKNTTTGEVKKVIEEKDELIRGYGWANKGKLIYVMDKGGNEDYHLFAVNIDGSDNKELTPFEGVKVNILALLKEDKDHMIISMNKNNPQNFEPYKININTGAIELLYENKDLVNPITDYTFTKDGELKAFTKLRDGVFVDHYYQQEDGSYKIIKKLNWKDSFGIINFNYTSENKDDAYVVSNLDSDKTEIYLYNLKEDKPIKKLFANDQYDISNISLSRNRNYELDYYSYEGDKEIIVPVSAYYKKLHDRITKEFPQYSYSIIDRTDNEDQFLLHFQSDKKYGVYYLYNVEKDAFTLLYDLMPQLREEDMAEMKPITFTSRDGIVLHGYITLPKNMAKGEKVPVIVNPHGGPQGIRDSWGFNPEAQLFASRNYATLHVNFRISGGYGRKFLESGFKQIGRKAMDDVEDGLQYIIDQGWVDPERVAIYGGSHGGYAVLRGLTKTPDLYTCGVDYVGVSNIFTFMKTIPPYWKPYLKIIKEVWYDEDVPEEKEIIKEVSPVYQIDKIKKPLLVIQGANDPRVNIDESDQIVKALRAKGFDVPYIVAYDEGHGFGKEENSIPMYKTMMGFYAEHLKKKPKNEKVKGQ; translated from the coding sequence ATGCGCAAACTAATTTACACACTAGCGATCATGTTTATGATTACTACATTTGTTCAGGCTCAGGATATTACCGGAGCCTGGAAAGGAACCTTAACAGTACAAGGTACCGATATCCCACTGATCTTTAAAATCGAAGAAAAAGATAAGGTAATGTCAGCAACTATGGATAGTCCGAGTCAGGGAGCTACCGGAATACCTGTTGACAAGGTTTTATTTGAAAACAATCAATTAACTTTGTCCGTTCCAACTGCGGGAATAAAGTATGTCGGAGAACTAAAAGAAAAACAACTAACAGGAACATTTTATCAAGGCGGCATGGAATTACCTTTGAAATTAGAAAAATCTGAAATTACCCTACCTGGGGATCCTTCATTAGTAACTCCAGAAACAGAACTGCTGGAAATTGCAGCACTAGATAAAGGAGATTACAAGTATAAAGTAGAAGACTATTTTGCAAAGCCCAAAGCAAGAACTTTTCAATTATCTCCTGATGGTATTTATTTGTCTTATCGTGAGAAAGATGATAAGCTAAAGAACCATGTGTACGTAAAGAATACAACTACCGGAGAGGTTAAAAAAGTAATTGAAGAAAAGGACGAACTTATCCGAGGATACGGATGGGCCAACAAAGGAAAACTTATCTATGTCATGGATAAAGGCGGAAATGAGGATTACCACCTGTTTGCAGTGAATATTGACGGTTCTGATAATAAAGAGTTAACTCCATTTGAAGGGGTAAAAGTTAATATTTTAGCCCTTTTAAAAGAGGATAAAGATCATATGATTATTTCTATGAACAAGAATAATCCTCAAAATTTTGAGCCGTATAAAATTAATATCAATACCGGAGCGATTGAGTTGCTTTATGAAAACAAGGACCTAGTGAATCCAATTACGGACTACACTTTTACGAAAGATGGAGAATTAAAAGCGTTTACCAAACTACGGGATGGTGTATTTGTAGATCACTACTACCAACAAGAAGACGGATCTTATAAAATTATTAAAAAATTAAATTGGAAGGATAGTTTCGGAATAATCAATTTTAACTATACTTCTGAAAATAAAGACGATGCTTATGTTGTATCGAATTTAGATTCTGATAAAACAGAAATTTATCTGTATAATCTAAAAGAAGATAAACCCATCAAAAAATTATTTGCTAACGATCAGTATGATATTAGTAATATCTCTCTGTCTCGTAATCGAAATTATGAACTAGATTATTATTCTTACGAAGGGGATAAGGAAATCATAGTTCCAGTGAGTGCATACTATAAAAAGCTACACGATCGTATTACGAAAGAATTTCCGCAATATTCTTATAGTATTATAGATCGTACTGATAATGAAGATCAATTTCTATTACACTTCCAAAGTGATAAAAAATATGGAGTATATTATTTGTATAATGTAGAAAAAGATGCATTTACTTTATTATACGATCTAATGCCTCAGTTAAGGGAAGAAGATATGGCGGAGATGAAACCTATTACTTTTACTTCCAGAGATGGGATTGTACTACATGGCTATATCACTCTACCTAAGAATATGGCTAAAGGTGAAAAAGTACCGGTTATTGTAAATCCGCATGGCGGACCACAAGGAATCCGAGATTCCTGGGGGTTTAATCCGGAAGCACAATTATTTGCCAGTCGTAACTATGCTACTTTGCACGTAAACTTTCGTATTTCCGGAGGCTATGGTCGTAAATTCTTAGAGTCAGGCTTTAAGCAAATCGGTAGAAAAGCGATGGATGATGTAGAAGACGGTTTACAATACATCATTGATCAGGGATGGGTAGATCCGGAAAGAGTTGCTATTTACGGAGGAAGTCATGGAGGATATGCTGTACTAAGAGGACTTACTAAAACCCCGGATTTATATACTTGTGGAGTAGATTATGTAGGAGTATCCAATATTTTTACGTTTATGAAAACCATCCCACCTTACTGGAAGCCTTATCTTAAAATTATTAAAGAAGTTTGGTATGACGAAGATGTGCCGGAAGAGAAAGAAATTATTAAAGAAGTTTCACCAGTCTATCAAATTGACAAAATAAAGAAACCTTTATTAGTCATTCAGGGAGCAAATGATCCTCGTGTAAATATTGACGAATCCGATCAAATTGTAAAAGCTTTAAGAGCTAAAGGATTTGATGTTCCTTATATTGTTGCTTATGATGAAGGTCATGGATTCGGAAAAGAAGAGAATTCTATACCAATGTATAAAACCATGATGGGATTCTACGCAGAGCACTTAAAAAAGAAACCTAAAAATGAAAAAGTAAAAGGACAATAA
- a CDS encoding IS630 family transposase, with product MSQLIFQLKIFRYEFVEKRPIVYLDESGFAFDAPRNHGYSQKGQRCYAGKDWHARGRVNAIGAITNFRLFNVCLFDGTINADVFYAWVTQELLPNTPKKAVIVLDNATFHKRNDAIQAIDKQGHTLEFLPPYSPQLNPIEKKWAQAKSIRRKFNYTPEQLFIYAKL from the coding sequence TTGTCACAGCTTATATTCCAACTAAAGATTTTTCGTTATGAGTTTGTAGAGAAACGCCCTATCGTTTACTTAGATGAAAGTGGTTTTGCATTTGATGCCCCTAGAAACCATGGCTATAGTCAAAAAGGGCAAAGGTGCTATGCTGGTAAAGACTGGCATGCCAGGGGGAGGGTAAATGCTATTGGTGCCATTACTAATTTTAGATTATTTAATGTATGTTTATTTGATGGGACCATCAATGCAGACGTCTTTTATGCTTGGGTCACTCAGGAATTATTGCCTAACACCCCTAAAAAAGCGGTTATTGTCCTTGACAACGCAACCTTTCATAAAAGAAATGATGCTATACAAGCTATAGACAAACAAGGGCATACTTTAGAATTCTTACCACCCTATAGTCCACAATTAAACCCTATAGAAAAGAAATGGGCACAAGCTAAGAGCATTAGAAGAAAGTTTAACTATACCCCGGAGCAACTTTTTATTTACGCCAAACTATGA
- a CDS encoding IS630 transposase-related protein: MAYSLDFRQRVFKVKEEEGLSFQELSDRFRVTTRTLFRWQKCIEPKVKRNKPATKIDMGALAKDVADHPDHYQYERAKKFGVTQSSIYYALKRLNISNKKNAFPS, encoded by the coding sequence ATGGCATATTCATTAGATTTCCGTCAACGAGTTTTCAAAGTAAAGGAAGAAGAAGGGCTCAGCTTCCAAGAACTCAGTGATCGTTTTAGAGTTACAACACGAACCCTTTTCAGGTGGCAAAAGTGTATCGAACCCAAGGTTAAGCGTAATAAACCTGCCACAAAAATAGATATGGGGGCATTAGCCAAGGATGTAGCGGATCATCCGGATCACTATCAATATGAAAGAGCAAAGAAGTTTGGTGTTACCCAAAGTAGTATATACTATGCTTTAAAGCGTTTGAACATTAGTAATAAAAAAAACGCTTTTCCATCCTAA
- the htpG gene encoding molecular chaperone HtpG: MATGSINVSVENIFPLIKKFLYSDHEIFLRELISNATDATLKLKHLTSIGEASVEYGNPRIEVKIDKENKTLHVIDQGIGMTGEEVEKYINQVAFSGAEEFLEKYKDSAKDSGIIGHFGLGFYSAFMVAEKVEIITKSFKEEPAVHWICDGSPSYTIEESDKKERGTEIILHIAEDEVEFLEESKIRELLVKYNKFMPIPIKFGTKTETLPKPEDAKEEDPAPTQEVDNIINNPEPAWTKQPTDLKDEDYKSFYRELYPMQFEEPLFHIHLNVDYPFNLTGILYFPKMGQDMNIQKDKIQLYQNQVFVTDNVEGIVPEFLTMLRGVIDSPDIPLNVSRSYLQADGNVKKISSYITRKVADKLSSLFKNSREDYEKKWNDIKIVIEYGMLSEDKFFEKADKFALYPTVDNTYFTYEELMDKIKENQTDKDEKTIILYASDKDEQHSYISAAKDKGYEVLLLDSPIVSHLIQKLETSKEKISFVRVDSDHVDNLIKKEDTAISKLSDEEKEALKEDLEKVIPKEKYTVQLEAMDSNAAPFMITQPEFMRRMKEMQQTGGGGMFGMGGMPEMYNLIVNTNHELIGQIRETKTDKKKERLIKQSLDLARLSQNLLKGEELTNFVQRSFEMIK; the protein is encoded by the coding sequence ATGGCCACAGGAAGTATTAATGTATCGGTAGAAAATATTTTTCCGTTGATCAAGAAGTTTTTGTATTCTGACCACGAAATCTTTTTACGGGAATTAATTTCGAATGCTACGGATGCAACTTTAAAGTTAAAACATTTGACAAGTATAGGGGAAGCTAGTGTAGAATACGGTAATCCACGAATCGAAGTTAAAATAGATAAAGAAAATAAAACTCTACACGTCATCGATCAGGGGATCGGAATGACAGGTGAAGAAGTTGAAAAATACATCAATCAGGTTGCTTTTTCGGGTGCTGAAGAGTTCCTTGAAAAATATAAAGATTCCGCAAAAGATTCAGGTATTATCGGTCACTTCGGACTTGGTTTTTATTCTGCCTTTATGGTTGCGGAAAAGGTGGAAATTATTACCAAATCCTTTAAAGAGGAACCTGCCGTACATTGGATATGTGATGGTTCTCCTTCTTATACTATTGAAGAGTCTGATAAAAAAGAAAGAGGAACTGAAATTATTCTTCATATCGCAGAGGATGAAGTCGAATTCCTGGAAGAAAGTAAGATACGGGAGTTATTGGTGAAGTATAATAAATTTATGCCAATTCCTATCAAGTTTGGTACTAAAACCGAAACTTTACCAAAGCCGGAAGATGCAAAAGAAGAAGATCCTGCTCCTACACAAGAGGTAGATAATATAATTAATAACCCGGAACCCGCCTGGACAAAGCAACCTACGGACTTAAAGGATGAGGATTACAAAAGTTTCTACCGGGAATTGTACCCAATGCAGTTTGAGGAGCCTTTATTTCATATTCATTTAAATGTTGACTATCCGTTTAACCTTACCGGGATTCTTTATTTCCCTAAGATGGGACAGGATATGAATATTCAAAAGGACAAAATTCAACTTTATCAGAACCAGGTTTTTGTAACTGATAATGTAGAAGGTATTGTTCCGGAATTCTTAACCATGCTACGTGGGGTGATTGATTCTCCTGATATTCCTTTAAACGTCTCTCGTTCTTATTTACAAGCTGATGGAAATGTAAAAAAGATTTCCAGTTATATTACTCGTAAGGTAGCCGATAAATTAAGTTCGCTATTCAAAAACAGCCGGGAAGATTACGAGAAAAAATGGAATGACATCAAGATTGTTATTGAATACGGGATGTTATCAGAAGATAAATTCTTTGAAAAGGCAGATAAATTTGCATTGTATCCTACTGTTGATAATACCTACTTTACGTATGAGGAATTGATGGACAAAATCAAAGAAAATCAGACTGACAAAGATGAAAAAACCATTATTCTTTATGCCTCTGATAAGGATGAACAACACTCCTATATTAGTGCGGCAAAGGATAAAGGATATGAAGTGCTGTTGCTAGACTCACCAATTGTTTCTCACTTAATTCAGAAATTAGAAACCAGTAAAGAGAAAATTTCTTTTGTACGAGTAGATTCTGATCATGTAGATAATTTGATCAAAAAGGAAGATACGGCTATCTCTAAATTATCTGATGAAGAAAAAGAGGCTTTAAAAGAAGATCTTGAGAAAGTAATTCCTAAAGAAAAATATACGGTACAATTAGAAGCTATGGATAGCAATGCAGCTCCTTTTATGATCACCCAACCGGAATTTATGCGTAGAATGAAAGAGATGCAGCAAACCGGCGGTGGCGGTATGTTTGGTATGGGGGGAATGCCTGAAATGTATAACCTTATTGTAAATACGAATCATGAATTGATCGGACAAATCAGAGAAACTAAAACTGATAAGAAAAAAGAAAGGTTGATCAAACAGTCGCTGGATTTAGCAAGACTTTCTCAAAACTTATTAAAGGGTGAAGAGTTAACTAATTTTGTTCAAAGAAGTTTTGAAATGATTAAGTAA
- a CDS encoding TetR family transcriptional regulator C-terminal domain-containing protein produces MAGTKAKKTEKVDKKWIVSRFMHFTLEHDGYPSSVYKFCKAEKIEEEAFYKYFGSIERAKQGVWEVFFTNAMDVMNANKEYQDFSSREKMLTFFYTYFELLTLNRSYILLASSQGEQPLKNLEQLKTLRRHVKSFAADLIEDDNQDKQFALIKNPVAIFSEGAWLQFLFLLNFWRKDNSAGFEQTDVAIEKSVNTIFDVFDNTPLNNVLDFGKFLWQQRSM; encoded by the coding sequence ATGGCTGGTACAAAAGCAAAGAAAACGGAAAAGGTTGATAAGAAATGGATTGTTTCTCGTTTTATGCATTTTACCCTGGAGCATGACGGGTATCCATCCTCTGTTTATAAATTTTGTAAAGCAGAAAAGATTGAAGAAGAAGCGTTTTACAAATATTTTGGGAGTATAGAGCGAGCAAAACAAGGCGTTTGGGAAGTATTTTTTACCAATGCCATGGATGTTATGAACGCTAATAAGGAGTATCAGGATTTTTCGAGTCGCGAGAAGATGCTTACTTTTTTCTATACGTATTTTGAACTCCTTACTTTAAATAGAAGCTATATTTTACTGGCTTCATCTCAAGGTGAACAGCCTTTGAAGAACTTAGAGCAATTAAAAACGCTGCGACGACACGTCAAAAGTTTTGCAGCGGACCTAATTGAGGATGATAATCAGGATAAACAATTTGCTTTAATTAAAAATCCGGTTGCCATTTTTTCTGAAGGAGCCTGGTTACAGTTTTTGTTCCTATTAAATTTTTGGAGAAAAGATAATTCTGCTGGTTTTGAACAAACCGATGTAGCCATTGAAAAATCGGTAAATACCATATTTGATGTTTTTGATAATACTCCTTTAAATAATGTATTGGATTTCGGAAAATTTCTCTGGCAACAAAGATCGATGTAA
- a CDS encoding ABC1 kinase family protein — MKTLDKIPTSKLGRTTELVKTGVKIGGNYLKYYSKKAVNGNVSRDELNEDNAADIYDGLKNLKGSALKVAQMLSMEKNILPSAYVEKFSLSQFSVPPLSAPLVRKTFKRYLGSYPEQIYDTFATQSINAASIGQVHKATKDGKKLAVKIQYPGVADSISSDLAMVKPIATRMFNLKGKDSEKYFKELEDKLLEETDYNLELKQSQEITEACSIIPNLKFPKYYPELSGERILTMDWMEGKHLSEFAESNTDQDAANKVGQTLWDFYMFQMHKLKAVHADPHPGNFLVDCENNLIAIDFGCIKRIPDAFYTPYFELAVKENIDNPDFFRQKMFELEILLENDSKKDQEFFTELFYEMLSLFTSPFNSEFFDFEDATFWDKISELSEKYTNDTELRKMNGNRGSKHFLYINRTFFGLYNLLHDLKAKVHVKQYQKYL, encoded by the coding sequence ATGAAAACTTTAGATAAAATACCAACTTCAAAACTAGGGCGTACTACTGAGTTAGTAAAGACCGGAGTAAAAATAGGTGGAAATTATCTAAAATATTATAGTAAGAAGGCGGTTAACGGGAATGTAAGTAGGGATGAATTAAATGAAGATAATGCTGCTGATATTTATGACGGATTAAAAAACTTAAAAGGAAGTGCGTTAAAGGTTGCTCAAATGTTGAGTATGGAAAAAAATATACTTCCAAGCGCATATGTGGAGAAGTTTTCTTTATCACAATTCAGTGTTCCTCCTTTATCAGCCCCTTTAGTAAGAAAAACATTTAAAAGATATCTGGGTTCATACCCTGAACAAATATATGATACGTTTGCAACTCAATCTATAAATGCCGCGAGTATCGGTCAGGTACATAAAGCGACTAAGGATGGGAAAAAACTTGCTGTGAAAATCCAATACCCCGGAGTTGCAGACAGTATTAGTTCTGACCTGGCGATGGTAAAACCCATCGCCACCAGAATGTTTAACTTAAAAGGAAAGGATTCTGAAAAGTACTTTAAAGAATTAGAAGATAAGTTACTTGAAGAAACAGATTATAATCTGGAACTGAAACAAAGTCAGGAAATCACCGAGGCTTGTTCGATTATACCAAATTTAAAATTTCCTAAGTATTATCCGGAATTGTCAGGGGAGCGAATTCTCACGATGGACTGGATGGAAGGGAAGCATCTTAGTGAATTTGCTGAGAGCAATACGGATCAGGACGCTGCTAATAAAGTAGGACAAACTTTATGGGACTTTTATATGTTCCAGATGCATAAATTGAAAGCAGTACATGCAGATCCGCATCCCGGTAATTTTTTAGTGGATTGTGAAAATAATCTGATTGCTATAGATTTTGGATGTATAAAAAGAATTCCGGATGCATTTTATACACCGTATTTTGAACTGGCGGTAAAAGAAAATATTGATAATCCGGATTTTTTCAGGCAAAAGATGTTTGAACTTGAAATTTTGCTGGAGAATGATTCAAAGAAAGATCAGGAGTTTTTTACCGAGTTATTCTATGAGATGTTGTCATTGTTTACTTCACCCTTTAATAGCGAATTTTTTGATTTTGAAGATGCTACCTTTTGGGATAAGATATCAGAATTGAGTGAGAAATATACGAATGATACCGAATTACGAAAGATGAACGGAAATAGGGGAAGTAAGCACTTTCTCTATATTAACCGAACTTTCTTTGGATTATATAATTTATTACATGACTTGAAAGCAAAGGTTCATGTAAAACAATATCAAAAGTACCTATGA